The Nocardioides pantholopis genome window below encodes:
- a CDS encoding LysR family transcriptional regulator — MDLRLLRYFLAVIDHGGVTRAAEALFVAQPSVSQSLRTLELRLGVGLFERAGRQLVLTDAGRELEGRARTVLAEVEGARERIERVTRVDAGRLSVAAVSTLAVHPLASWVRTLLEEHPDLQVHVSEPGSVGGVLAELRDGISEVGLVELPVHEASLETVEIGEEELVLAAGPLTGAGLPDPLPRSQVADLPTGVMAREHGVSTESERTMAALIGRPQLRCAQRQLLWDLVQQDVVVTFVPRAVAERLLPGAVLRSLEPPLSRRVGLAHRPGPLSPAASALLRIALPPRTPPPRTGDRPATPSADPRPDRP; from the coding sequence GTGGACCTCCGGCTGCTGCGCTACTTCCTCGCGGTCATCGACCATGGTGGCGTGACGCGGGCGGCCGAGGCGCTCTTCGTGGCGCAGCCGTCGGTCTCGCAGTCGCTGCGGACCCTGGAGCTGCGCCTCGGGGTCGGCCTCTTCGAGCGCGCCGGACGGCAGCTGGTGCTCACCGACGCCGGCCGGGAGCTGGAGGGCCGGGCGCGAACGGTGCTTGCGGAGGTCGAGGGCGCCCGCGAGCGGATCGAGCGGGTGACCCGGGTCGATGCCGGCCGGCTGAGTGTCGCGGCCGTGTCGACGTTGGCGGTGCATCCGCTGGCCAGCTGGGTCCGCACCCTCCTCGAGGAGCACCCGGACCTCCAGGTTCACGTCTCGGAGCCGGGCAGCGTGGGGGGTGTCCTCGCGGAGCTGCGCGACGGGATCTCGGAGGTCGGCCTGGTCGAGCTCCCGGTGCACGAGGCCTCGCTCGAGACCGTGGAGATCGGCGAGGAGGAGCTCGTGCTCGCGGCCGGCCCGCTGACGGGGGCCGGGCTCCCGGACCCGTTGCCGCGGAGCCAGGTCGCCGACCTACCGACGGGGGTGATGGCGCGCGAGCACGGCGTGTCGACCGAGAGCGAGCGGACCATGGCCGCGCTGATCGGTCGTCCGCAGCTCCGGTGCGCTCAGCGGCAGCTGCTGTGGGACCTGGTGCAGCAGGACGTGGTGGTGACCTTCGTGCCGCGTGCCGTGGCCGAGCGGCTCCTGCCCGGCGCGGTGCTCAGGTCGCTGGAGCCGCCGTTGTCTCGCCGGGTCGGACTGGCGCACCGGCCGGGGCCGCTGTCCCCGGCCGCCAGCGCGCTCCTGCGGATCGCGCTGCCGCCCCGGACGCCTCCGCCACGAACTGGCGACCGACCGGCGACACCGTCTGCGGATCCCAGGCCAGACCGACCGTGA
- a CDS encoding MBL fold metallo-hydrolase — MSVVPSSAAQATAWRTRTLPAPEEVRPGLWALAVPVPTPIVYTLCYVLVADHGLLVIDPGWPDDASRDGLVAGLRALGATPADVTDVVVTHLHPDHAGLAGWLLDRAPDASLAMHPEDLDRLLPQGQQRRTETDRVWSAYMATVGAPEALAIGTRALVMPPLTAAQADRARALGDGEHLRHGDWDLETVWTPGHTRGSLVLLERRHRLLISGDHILPTVTPAVSQQADAEHDILGDFLRSLLRVRDLPADEVLPGHQYRFRGLADRVDAMVDHHRRRLTELESAVAGQPGASCYDLTQQLRWSTSDFGALSRRDRAMAARETLAHLTHLRLAGRVTAHDTAPATSWFGGGEDLP, encoded by the coding sequence GTGAGCGTCGTACCCAGCAGCGCGGCCCAGGCGACGGCCTGGCGCACCCGCACCCTGCCCGCACCCGAGGAGGTCCGCCCCGGGCTGTGGGCCCTCGCGGTCCCGGTGCCCACGCCGATCGTCTACACGCTCTGCTATGTGCTCGTGGCCGATCACGGCCTGCTGGTCATCGACCCCGGCTGGCCCGACGACGCGTCCCGGGACGGGCTGGTCGCGGGTCTGCGTGCGCTCGGCGCCACGCCTGCGGACGTCACCGACGTCGTGGTCACCCACCTGCACCCCGATCACGCCGGCCTCGCCGGCTGGCTTCTCGACCGCGCACCGGACGCCAGCCTGGCCATGCACCCCGAAGACCTGGACCGGCTGCTCCCCCAGGGCCAGCAGCGTCGCACGGAGACCGACCGGGTCTGGTCGGCGTACATGGCCACGGTCGGCGCGCCGGAGGCGCTGGCGATCGGGACCCGCGCCCTCGTGATGCCACCGCTGACCGCGGCGCAGGCCGACCGGGCCCGGGCCCTCGGCGACGGCGAGCACCTCCGCCACGGGGACTGGGACCTGGAAACGGTGTGGACCCCCGGCCACACCCGCGGCAGCCTGGTGCTGCTGGAGCGCCGGCACCGGCTGCTCATCTCCGGCGACCACATCCTGCCCACGGTGACCCCCGCGGTCAGCCAGCAGGCCGACGCCGAGCACGACATCCTCGGCGACTTCCTGCGCTCCCTGCTCCGGGTGCGGGACCTCCCGGCGGACGAGGTGCTGCCGGGGCACCAGTACCGCTTCCGAGGCCTCGCCGACCGGGTCGACGCGATGGTCGACCACCATCGGCGCCGGCTGACCGAGCTCGAGTCCGCCGTCGCGGGCCAGCCGGGTGCCTCCTGCTACGACCTGACCCAGCAGCTGCGCTGGAGCACCTCCGACTTCGGCGCGCTCTCGCGCCGCGACCGGGCGATGGCGGCCCGGGAGACCCTCGCCCACCTGACCCACCTGCGCCTCGCCGGCCGGGTCACCGCCCACGACACCGCCCCGGCCACCTCGTGGTTCGGCGGCGGAGAGGACCTGCCATGA
- a CDS encoding SDR family NAD(P)-dependent oxidoreductase: MSITVSPDGTCAGRVAVVTGAGRGLGAAYARRLAAAGAAVVVNDLGVGLDGETDGTTPAEEVAAEINAAGGRAVASGHDVSSWKEAGQLIGLAVDTFGGLDVLVNNAGVLRDRTITRMTEAEWDSVIQVHLKGSFATTHHAANHWRERYAAEPERAGRLINTTSVSGLFGNVGQANYAAAKAGIAAMTIVASLELARYGVTANCVSPGAATRMTATLAGRDPDDPTRSPEFPAAVVEWLASDRARDVTGRVFLTSGKRVSVANGWEHGAPATPSTDPGELDATLRDLLAGARPNADMRG, from the coding sequence ATGAGCATCACCGTCAGCCCGGACGGCACCTGTGCCGGACGCGTCGCCGTCGTCACCGGAGCCGGGCGCGGTCTCGGCGCCGCGTACGCGCGCCGGCTCGCCGCGGCCGGAGCGGCCGTCGTCGTCAACGACCTCGGCGTGGGCCTGGACGGCGAGACGGACGGGACGACGCCCGCCGAGGAGGTCGCGGCCGAGATCAACGCCGCCGGCGGCCGCGCCGTCGCCAGCGGCCACGATGTCTCCTCCTGGAAGGAGGCCGGGCAGCTGATCGGGCTCGCCGTCGACACCTTCGGCGGCCTCGACGTCCTGGTCAACAACGCCGGCGTGCTGCGCGACCGGACCATCACCCGGATGACGGAGGCCGAGTGGGACTCGGTCATCCAGGTGCACCTGAAGGGCAGCTTCGCGACGACCCACCACGCGGCGAACCACTGGCGCGAGCGGTACGCCGCGGAGCCGGAGCGGGCCGGTCGGCTGATCAACACGACCTCCGTCTCCGGCCTGTTCGGCAACGTCGGTCAGGCCAACTACGCCGCGGCCAAGGCCGGGATCGCCGCGATGACGATCGTCGCCTCCCTGGAGCTGGCGCGGTACGGCGTGACGGCGAACTGCGTCTCGCCCGGTGCGGCCACCCGGATGACGGCGACCCTCGCCGGCCGCGACCCCGACGACCCAACCCGCTCCCCCGAGTTCCCGGCTGCGGTCGTCGAGTGGCTCGCCTCCGACCGCGCACGGGACGTGACCGGCCGGGTCTTCCTGACGTCGGGCAAGCGGGTCTCGGTCGCGAACGGCTGGGAGCACGGCGCTCCGGCGACCCCGAGCACCGACCCCGGCGAGCTGGACGCCACCCTGCGGGACCTGTTGGCAGGCGCCCGCCCGAACGCCGACATGCGGGGCTGA
- a CDS encoding enoyl-CoA hydratase/isomerase family protein: MDEQHAPDEVRLEFDGPIATITIDRPAVKNALDAASWAVLAQHLHDVVRAGARALVLTGGGGEFCAGADTSARRRTELHPLDRLGDVTRPLLALHELPIPVIAKVDGAAVGAGFSLALCADLVVATARSRFGTVFAKRGLSLDTGASWLLPRAVGLQTAKRLAYLAEVIDAPEAHRLGLVTWLVEEDQLDPFTHDLATRLADAPPIALRLDKQLLEHSYGRSFQEAIQAENTAQVVNIGTDSPTAREALAAGRRPEFTGRWRG; the protein is encoded by the coding sequence ATGGACGAGCAGCACGCGCCGGACGAGGTCCGCCTGGAGTTCGATGGGCCGATCGCGACCATCACCATCGACCGCCCGGCGGTGAAGAACGCCCTGGACGCGGCGTCCTGGGCGGTACTCGCCCAGCACCTGCACGACGTCGTCCGGGCCGGCGCCCGCGCGCTGGTCCTGACCGGAGGCGGCGGCGAGTTCTGCGCCGGCGCCGACACCTCGGCACGCCGGCGCACCGAGCTGCATCCCCTCGACCGGCTGGGCGACGTCACCCGGCCGCTCCTCGCCCTGCACGAGCTGCCGATCCCCGTGATCGCCAAGGTCGACGGCGCGGCGGTCGGAGCCGGGTTCAGCCTGGCGCTCTGCGCCGACCTCGTCGTCGCCACCGCGCGCTCGCGGTTCGGGACGGTCTTCGCCAAGCGGGGGCTCTCCCTGGACACCGGCGCGTCCTGGTTGCTCCCCCGCGCGGTCGGGCTGCAGACCGCCAAACGGCTCGCCTACCTCGCCGAGGTGATCGACGCACCCGAGGCGCACCGGCTGGGGCTCGTCACCTGGCTCGTGGAGGAGGACCAGCTCGATCCCTTCACCCACGACCTCGCGACCCGCCTGGCCGACGCCCCGCCGATCGCCCTGCGCCTGGACAAGCAGCTGCTCGAGCACTCCTACGGCCGCTCGTTCCAGGAGGCGATCCAGGCCGAGAACACCGCCCAGGTAGTCAACATCGGCACCGACTCCCCCACCGCCCGGGAGGCGCTCGCCGCCGGACGCCGTCCCGAGTTCACCGGCCGCTGGCGCGGCTGA
- a CDS encoding acyl-CoA dehydrogenase family protein — protein MIQSSIYADEHEAFRQSVRTFLDKEVVPHFPDWEVAGRVPHELFRKLGDLGMLGLRVPSEYGGGGTDSFLYSSVWSEECARAGVSLGGAATHMNLVIPYVVRLGTEEQKQRWLPDMAAGTRMGSIAMTEPGTGSDLAGIRTHARREGEHWRLSGSKTFITGGINADLVVVVARTSEHDNRRIGLSLFVVDTTSAGFSRGRNLEKIGLRATDTAELFFDDVMVPADHLLGEEGQAFRYLAHNLVQERLGIALGSQVSAEKALRITIGYVKDRKAFGQPVSSFQNTKFELAGCHVDLTAGRALLDQAMRAHEAGELTAPEASTVKVYCTEMQNRVIDRCLQLHGGYGFMREFAIARMYTDARISRIYGGTNEVQRVIIAKSLGL, from the coding sequence GTGATCCAGTCATCGATCTACGCCGACGAGCACGAGGCGTTCCGCCAGTCCGTGCGCACCTTCCTGGACAAGGAGGTCGTGCCGCACTTCCCGGACTGGGAGGTCGCGGGCCGGGTCCCGCACGAGCTGTTCCGCAAGCTCGGCGACCTCGGCATGCTCGGTCTCCGGGTCCCGAGCGAGTACGGCGGGGGCGGGACCGACAGCTTCCTGTACTCCTCGGTGTGGTCGGAGGAGTGCGCACGCGCCGGCGTCTCCCTGGGCGGCGCCGCGACCCACATGAACCTCGTCATCCCCTACGTCGTCCGGCTCGGCACCGAGGAGCAGAAGCAACGCTGGCTGCCGGACATGGCCGCCGGGACGCGGATGGGCTCGATCGCGATGACCGAGCCGGGCACCGGCTCGGACCTGGCCGGCATCCGCACCCACGCCCGGCGCGAGGGCGAGCACTGGCGCCTGTCGGGCAGCAAGACCTTCATCACCGGGGGCATCAACGCCGACCTCGTCGTCGTCGTCGCCCGGACCAGCGAGCACGACAACCGCCGCATCGGGCTGTCGCTGTTCGTCGTCGACACGACCAGCGCCGGCTTCAGCCGGGGTCGCAACCTGGAGAAGATCGGCCTCCGCGCGACCGACACCGCGGAGCTCTTCTTCGACGACGTCATGGTCCCGGCCGACCACCTCCTCGGCGAGGAGGGGCAGGCCTTCCGCTACCTGGCCCACAACCTGGTCCAGGAGCGGCTCGGCATCGCCCTCGGCTCCCAGGTGTCGGCCGAGAAAGCGCTGCGGATCACGATCGGGTACGTCAAGGACCGCAAGGCGTTCGGCCAGCCGGTGTCCTCCTTCCAGAACACCAAGTTCGAGCTGGCCGGCTGTCACGTCGACCTGACTGCCGGACGGGCACTGCTCGACCAGGCCATGCGCGCCCACGAGGCCGGAGAGCTCACCGCCCCCGAGGCCTCGACCGTGAAGGTCTACTGCACCGAGATGCAGAACCGCGTCATCGACCGGTGCCTGCAGCTGCACGGCGGCTACGGATTCATGCGCGAGTTCGCGATCGCCCGGATGTACACCGATGCCCGCATCTCCCGCATCTACGGTGGGACCAACGAGGTCCAGCGGGTCATCATCGCCAAGTCGCTGGGCCTCTGA